A window of Candidatus Xiphinematobacter sp. Idaho Grape contains these coding sequences:
- the lipA gene encoding lipoyl synthase, with the protein MPPRISNSTLHQTRKPTWIKVRLPSNPVFFSTKGLIADLKLHTVCESAQCPNRWECWSRGTATFMIAGDRCTRACRFCAVSTAKPLPLEEDEPRRIAEAVRRMNLKHVVITAVARDDLKDGGASHFAHVIRAVRAIDPSLVVEVLTPDFNGKEWALQIVLDAKPHVFNHNLETVERLTPLVRSRAKYRLSLEVLAMAKRLRANLVAKSGLMLGLGETESELLQAMDDLRETGVQVLTLGQYLRPSPQHFPVVEYILPAIFDYYKDVALSKGFEFVASGPLVRSSYHAADFSPLTFPNFSKNTNPG; encoded by the coding sequence ATGCCTCCAAGGATTAGTAACTCTACATTGCACCAAACTCGGAAGCCAACCTGGATCAAAGTTCGCCTTCCTTCTAACCCCGTGTTCTTCTCCACTAAGGGGCTAATTGCTGATCTGAAACTTCATACAGTCTGTGAGAGTGCCCAGTGCCCGAATCGCTGGGAATGCTGGAGTCGAGGAACTGCTACCTTTATGATTGCCGGGGATCGTTGTACCCGAGCTTGCCGATTCTGCGCTGTGTCTACCGCTAAACCCCTGCCTTTAGAAGAGGATGAGCCAAGGCGCATCGCTGAGGCCGTTCGGCGTATGAATCTCAAACATGTTGTCATTACAGCTGTTGCTCGCGACGACTTAAAAGATGGCGGTGCCAGCCATTTTGCTCACGTCATTCGGGCGGTCCGTGCAATCGATCCTTCTCTTGTTGTTGAGGTTCTCACGCCCGACTTCAATGGAAAGGAGTGGGCCCTACAAATCGTACTAGATGCCAAGCCTCACGTCTTTAACCATAACTTGGAAACTGTAGAGCGACTAACTCCACTTGTGAGGTCTCGAGCCAAATATCGCCTCTCTCTGGAAGTGCTTGCCATGGCTAAACGTCTTCGGGCTAACCTTGTTGCTAAAAGCGGTTTAATGCTGGGGCTAGGAGAAACTGAATCTGAGCTCCTCCAGGCCATGGATGACTTACGTGAGACAGGCGTCCAAGTACTCACTTTAGGCCAGTATCTTCGTCCAAGCCCTCAACATTTTCCGGTAGTGGAATACATCCTTCCGGCCATCTTTGATTACTATAAGGACGTCGCCCTTTCCAAGGGTTTTGAGTTTGTGGCTAGTGGGCCATTGGTACGCAGCTCTTACCACGCTGCTGACTTCAGCCCTTTAACTTTCCCCAACTTTTCAAAAAACACTAACCCAGGCTGA
- a CDS encoding polysaccharide deacetylase family protein — protein MYYSRLATYNRIFQEGVPILTYHKLGTPPQGVRKKDLYVQLNLFRRQVEELWKEGFHTTQLQGHKDFTQPNNRRLVIAFDDGSRTVFQHAMVPLQKLGFTAIQYLVAGHIGGRNEWDTLLGEAEDPLMDESQVRTWLSAGHEIGAHTLTHPHLTHLGRRRAREEITSSKKKLEDMFGIAVQHFCYPYGSWKVWVRDLVEEAGYKTGVTTNPGICTNIMDPFTLPRIGVRQPPRNIRGLLDRLFLYLSNWRE, from the coding sequence GTGTACTATTCAAGGCTCGCCACATACAACCGCATTTTTCAGGAAGGAGTACCCATCCTAACCTACCACAAGCTAGGAACACCCCCCCAAGGGGTACGTAAGAAAGACCTCTATGTCCAACTAAATCTGTTTAGAAGGCAAGTAGAAGAACTCTGGAAGGAGGGGTTCCATACCACCCAGTTGCAAGGGCATAAAGATTTTACTCAGCCAAATAACAGACGTTTGGTAATCGCTTTTGATGATGGAAGCAGGACCGTTTTTCAACATGCCATGGTCCCACTCCAAAAGTTAGGCTTTACTGCAATCCAGTATCTAGTTGCAGGGCATATCGGCGGAAGAAATGAGTGGGACACTTTACTTGGCGAAGCGGAGGATCCCCTCATGGACGAGAGCCAAGTACGCACTTGGCTATCTGCTGGCCATGAGATCGGCGCCCATACTTTAACGCACCCGCATCTAACGCATTTAGGTCGACGGCGAGCCAGAGAAGAAATTACCTCTAGTAAGAAAAAGCTGGAGGATATGTTTGGGATAGCTGTTCAACATTTCTGCTATCCTTATGGCAGTTGGAAGGTGTGGGTGCGAGATTTAGTGGAAGAGGCTGGATATAAAACCGGCGTAACAACTAACCCCGGCATCTGCACCAATATCATGGATCCATTCACTTTGCCACGCATCGGTGTACGCCAGCCACCCAGGAATATACGAGGCTTGCTAGATCGGCTTTTCCTGTATCTTTCGAACTGGAGAGAGTAA
- a CDS encoding protein-disulfide reductase DsbD family protein, with amino-acid sequence MKSSHLTWKTIAVFCSYLLLTFQGTEVALASLQSRDPKRVVQALLVANSSTVVPGKTLQVGLLLRILPGWHTFWKNPGNIGIPIAIDWKLPDGFKASALRWPIPEHIILEDGVVDYGYRGEILLIATIQPPDQLDAKEVTINGHVTWLACADSSCAPGGADLSLTFPVSTHVASKNDPLFKQFEQLLPFPGNPPFPIVLSGYASGIEIRAQPGDNVKRLLFFPLPAPHQLIGKIKTYHPSPDKKEWVIRVPVNGHLSGILVTEDVNSIRRGYEFDNISPGSTLFQAIPVGRAQASSILLQAIFYGFLGGLVLNLMPCILPVISLKIFSFIQQAGENRRRIAYHGLAFTAGIFFWFSLLASLVLALKYSGDISNWTAFQFQSPVFNLVVIVVTFILALNMFGVFEISIPSTAATGLAHLAERKGGLWGAFFQGAFTTLLATPCTSPFLGTAFSLSLGQSNVTAFAVFMAAASGLAFPYLILSIQTSWIRFIPKPGLWTELIKQLMGFPLLATTIWLLAVLGNQLGVSAIVATLAFLLCLAICCWSLGIFKNDGRNFRQHSSSPPWWLLLACLAIAVSATYYLAWPYVVKPYATRAQASKYSKIPWIPYSESVLHRAHTVGYHVFVNFTADWCLSCKFNEKTVLDRPAIVAAFQSKGIVPLKADWTNWDPIICAALHSFGRVSVPLYVLYLAKKSEAPIILPEFLTEAEVLDALEGIQTVEKALPF; translated from the coding sequence ATGAAAAGCTCCCATCTTACATGGAAGACTATTGCTGTATTCTGTAGCTACCTGTTACTCACATTCCAGGGTACAGAAGTAGCATTAGCATCCCTCCAGAGCCGAGATCCTAAACGAGTTGTACAAGCTCTTTTGGTTGCAAATTCTTCAACTGTAGTCCCCGGGAAAACCTTGCAGGTCGGACTACTTCTCCGAATACTGCCAGGATGGCATACCTTCTGGAAAAATCCAGGTAACATAGGTATTCCCATAGCCATTGACTGGAAGCTACCTGATGGATTTAAAGCTTCGGCTCTTCGATGGCCCATTCCAGAACACATTATCTTAGAAGATGGCGTCGTGGACTATGGATACAGAGGAGAAATTCTTCTCATTGCCACGATCCAACCGCCAGACCAACTAGATGCGAAAGAGGTCACCATAAATGGGCACGTCACTTGGCTGGCATGCGCTGATAGCAGCTGCGCCCCAGGTGGGGCAGATCTGTCCCTTACTTTTCCGGTATCCACTCACGTGGCGTCAAAAAATGACCCACTTTTCAAGCAATTCGAGCAACTTTTACCCTTCCCTGGTAATCCTCCATTCCCTATAGTCCTCTCCGGATATGCCAGCGGGATAGAAATCCGTGCCCAACCCGGTGATAATGTCAAGAGACTCTTATTTTTCCCTCTTCCAGCCCCTCATCAGTTAATTGGCAAAATCAAGACCTACCACCCCTCCCCAGATAAAAAGGAGTGGGTTATTCGCGTTCCAGTTAATGGACATCTGAGCGGAATCCTAGTCACAGAGGATGTGAACAGCATCCGCAGAGGATACGAGTTCGACAACATTTCCCCAGGTTCCACCCTTTTCCAAGCCATTCCGGTCGGGCGTGCTCAGGCTTCATCTATCCTACTTCAAGCAATTTTTTACGGATTCCTAGGCGGACTCGTCTTAAATCTAATGCCCTGTATCCTCCCAGTCATTTCGCTGAAAATCTTCAGCTTCATCCAACAAGCAGGAGAAAACCGTAGAAGAATTGCCTACCACGGGCTGGCTTTCACGGCCGGAATCTTTTTCTGGTTTTCCTTATTAGCAAGTCTTGTCTTAGCTTTGAAGTACAGTGGAGATATTTCCAATTGGACAGCATTCCAATTTCAAAGTCCTGTTTTTAATTTGGTTGTCATTGTAGTGACGTTTATCCTTGCCCTGAATATGTTTGGAGTCTTTGAAATCTCTATCCCTAGTACAGCAGCAACCGGGCTCGCCCATCTTGCAGAGAGGAAGGGCGGGCTATGGGGAGCTTTTTTCCAAGGAGCCTTCACCACACTATTGGCAACACCATGTACCTCTCCATTTTTGGGTACAGCCTTTAGTCTTTCCTTAGGTCAAAGTAACGTGACAGCATTTGCAGTATTTATGGCTGCAGCATCAGGACTGGCCTTCCCATATTTAATTCTTTCTATCCAAACAAGCTGGATCCGGTTTATTCCTAAACCCGGATTATGGACGGAGTTGATAAAGCAGCTGATGGGTTTTCCTCTGCTTGCTACGACGATCTGGCTTCTAGCTGTGCTAGGCAACCAGCTAGGAGTATCAGCGATAGTTGCCACACTCGCATTTCTCTTATGTCTAGCTATCTGTTGCTGGTCATTAGGAATCTTTAAAAACGATGGAAGAAACTTCCGACAGCACAGTTCATCGCCACCCTGGTGGCTACTTTTAGCCTGCCTAGCTATAGCAGTTTCCGCCACTTATTACTTGGCATGGCCATACGTTGTGAAACCCTACGCTACTAGAGCGCAAGCCAGCAAATATTCAAAAATTCCCTGGATCCCCTACTCTGAGTCCGTCCTACATAGAGCGCATACTGTTGGCTATCACGTTTTTGTAAACTTTACTGCAGACTGGTGCCTTTCCTGCAAATTTAATGAAAAAACCGTTTTGGATCGCCCAGCTATCGTCGCCGCATTTCAATCCAAGGGGATTGTGCCACTTAAGGCAGATTGGACCAACTGGGACCCCATAATTTGTGCTGCTCTACACTCCTTTGGTCGTGTTAGCGTTCCTCTATATGTCCTCTATTTAGCTAAGAAATCTGAGGCTCCTATTATCTTGCCGGAGTTTCTTACAGAAGCTGAGGTTCTTGACGCTTTGGAGGGGATACAAACGGTAGAAAAAGCTCTACCGTTTTGA
- a CDS encoding phospho-sugar mutase: protein MKLLLSHISRAASEGYLLASTVENIRLLLEEDSTSLTSESVAELVKRHQWKELNDRFFCMLHFGTGGLRGNTIRSIITHSEQGASLRGECPQFPSVGTNMMNDFNITKAAKGLADYVKEVFGKERQEERPKICIAYDTRYFSRRFAELCARTCAEKGCDALVFSSPRSSPELSFAVRYLHAAAGVSITASHNPPEYNGLKVYWTDGGQVMEPHASRIIQKVRQVLPWDTPSLYDEGEVITLGAEIDLAYLERLQTLILDQELVARQAAATKIVYTPLYGTGIAIIPHLLRKFGFSVAIVEAQKSSDGQFPTVTSPNPEEPAALNLAIEDANRLGAEVAIGTDPDGDRMGVAARDEAGKMRLLTGNQIGALLLWYRITKLFELGVLNANNLTRTVCLKSFVTSDLQKSICKRFGIRCVETLTGFKYIGAKLHKYEEQIPADKRIGYTELSEQETRVLRLSESTYYIFGGEESYGYSASDFVRDKDANGSALLFAELASYARERSITVHEILDEIFRTYGLYLEQTVSMLFEGAEGASKIQSLVSSYASSPPTAIAGSLVTHVCDFSKETITDVEGDVIPKTAMMAFETANHSRVIVRPSGTEPKIKFYLSVACPSSLPASTETSELSTKKAELKAHLDAIWKFLNIDAKRRLL from the coding sequence ATGAAGTTGCTCCTTTCTCATATTAGTAGAGCGGCATCGGAGGGTTATCTTCTAGCCTCTACGGTAGAAAATATCCGCCTCTTGCTAGAGGAAGATAGTACTTCCCTTACCAGTGAATCTGTCGCGGAACTTGTAAAAAGGCACCAATGGAAAGAATTAAACGACAGATTCTTTTGCATGCTTCATTTTGGCACCGGTGGATTGCGCGGAAACACAATTCGCTCCATTATCACTCACAGTGAGCAAGGCGCCTCTTTGAGAGGGGAATGTCCCCAGTTCCCCAGTGTAGGGACCAATATGATGAACGATTTTAATATTACGAAAGCTGCAAAAGGACTCGCTGACTATGTGAAGGAAGTTTTTGGTAAGGAAAGACAGGAGGAACGCCCTAAGATTTGTATCGCATACGACACGAGATATTTCTCACGCCGATTTGCAGAGCTTTGCGCGCGCACCTGTGCGGAAAAAGGCTGTGATGCTTTAGTGTTTTCTTCTCCTAGATCTTCCCCGGAGCTTTCCTTTGCTGTACGTTATTTGCATGCGGCAGCTGGGGTAAGTATCACTGCCAGTCACAATCCCCCAGAGTATAATGGACTCAAGGTTTACTGGACAGATGGAGGTCAGGTCATGGAGCCTCATGCTAGCCGAATTATTCAAAAAGTTCGTCAGGTGCTGCCATGGGACACTCCTTCCCTCTATGATGAGGGAGAAGTAATTACGTTGGGTGCGGAAATTGATTTGGCTTACCTTGAGCGCCTTCAGACATTGATCTTGGATCAAGAACTAGTAGCTCGTCAGGCGGCTGCAACGAAGATTGTGTATACTCCCCTCTATGGAACAGGAATCGCAATCATCCCCCATTTACTACGTAAGTTCGGTTTTTCCGTTGCGATTGTGGAGGCTCAAAAAAGTTCAGATGGACAATTTCCAACTGTGACGTCACCCAATCCAGAGGAACCAGCAGCTCTCAACTTAGCAATAGAAGATGCAAACCGGTTGGGTGCCGAGGTGGCAATTGGCACTGATCCAGATGGGGATCGAATGGGAGTGGCAGCTAGGGATGAGGCTGGAAAAATGCGCTTACTGACGGGCAACCAGATTGGAGCCCTTCTGCTTTGGTATCGAATTACCAAGCTTTTTGAGCTGGGAGTATTAAATGCCAACAATCTTACACGCACTGTATGTCTTAAGAGCTTTGTTACCAGTGACTTACAGAAATCCATCTGTAAGCGTTTTGGGATCCGGTGTGTTGAGACCCTGACTGGATTTAAATACATTGGGGCGAAACTGCACAAGTATGAGGAACAGATTCCTGCAGACAAGCGGATAGGCTATACGGAGCTTAGCGAGCAGGAAACACGTGTGCTGCGGTTATCTGAGTCTACTTACTACATTTTTGGTGGGGAAGAAAGTTACGGCTACAGCGCATCCGACTTTGTACGCGATAAGGATGCCAACGGTTCTGCTCTCCTTTTTGCAGAGCTAGCATCGTATGCCAGAGAAAGATCTATCACTGTGCACGAGATATTAGATGAGATTTTTAGAACCTACGGGCTTTACCTAGAACAAACCGTGTCGATGCTATTTGAAGGTGCAGAGGGTGCTTCTAAAATCCAAAGCTTGGTTTCCTCTTATGCATCTTCTCCACCCACGGCCATTGCTGGATCCTTGGTAACCCATGTTTGCGATTTTTCTAAAGAGACAATTACTGATGTCGAGGGGGATGTAATACCGAAGACGGCGATGATGGCGTTTGAGACAGCAAACCATTCCAGGGTCATAGTGCGCCCTTCTGGGACAGAACCAAAAATTAAGTTTTATCTATCCGTAGCGTGTCCTTCCAGTTTGCCTGCTTCCACAGAGACTAGTGAGCTCTCCACTAAAAAGGCGGAGTTAAAGGCACACCTAGACGCCATCTGGAAATTCCTTAACATCGATGCCAAGAGGCGTTTACTCTAA
- a CDS encoding UbiX family flavin prenyltransferase, which translates to MRLVVAATATSGAIYLQRLLDYLDTLPSDIPHEIHLIFSSFAHQVIHEEINELQLPKSTIIRHSNRNMNAPFASGSTRFDAMIIIPCSMGTLGRIVAGTSESLILRSADVFLKERRKLILVVRETPWNLIHAKNVTAAIEAGAIFLPAMPSFYSKPNTIREVADTVVWRVLDQLGLPALDAYRWKETPHALPSR; encoded by the coding sequence ATGAGACTTGTCGTTGCAGCAACAGCTACCAGTGGAGCCATTTATCTCCAGCGGTTACTCGATTACCTGGATACGCTCCCAAGCGATATACCTCACGAAATTCACCTCATCTTTAGTTCTTTTGCTCATCAGGTCATTCATGAAGAAATCAATGAACTACAACTCCCAAAGAGTACAATAATTCGACACTCTAATAGGAATATGAATGCACCGTTTGCTAGTGGTTCCACACGATTTGATGCAATGATCATTATACCGTGCTCCATGGGAACTCTTGGGCGCATTGTAGCAGGCACAAGTGAATCCCTCATTTTGCGCTCTGCAGATGTCTTTCTTAAAGAAAGACGCAAGTTAATTCTCGTAGTAAGGGAAACTCCCTGGAATCTAATCCATGCAAAAAACGTAACAGCAGCGATAGAAGCCGGTGCCATATTTTTGCCAGCGATGCCTTCCTTCTACAGCAAACCGAACACTATTAGGGAAGTAGCAGATACGGTAGTATGGCGCGTTTTGGACCAACTAGGGTTACCTGCCTTAGATGCCTACCGATGGAAAGAAACGCCTCATGCCCTTCCATCCAGATGA
- a CDS encoding nucleoside-diphosphate kinase, with protein MTLVLLKPDCLLNRHVGAVLSRFEESGFRICGIKMLQLNAGILYKHYAHIADKPFFREVQAFMESTPVIALALAGESVVACVRELAGPTDSLKAMKGTIRGDFGKNVMINVIHTSDSSEQAESELKHFFRKEEIFEYTLSAMP; from the coding sequence ATGACGCTAGTTTTGCTCAAGCCGGATTGTCTTTTAAATCGACATGTTGGAGCCGTCCTTTCTCGTTTTGAGGAGAGTGGCTTTCGCATCTGTGGGATCAAAATGCTGCAGCTCAACGCTGGGATTCTTTACAAACACTACGCGCATATTGCCGATAAACCGTTTTTCCGAGAGGTACAGGCCTTTATGGAATCCACACCTGTTATTGCTTTAGCCTTAGCAGGCGAGAGCGTGGTTGCCTGCGTACGGGAGTTAGCTGGTCCCACCGACTCGCTAAAAGCAATGAAAGGAACTATTCGCGGGGACTTCGGAAAAAATGTTATGATCAATGTCATTCACACATCAGACTCATCAGAACAGGCTGAAAGTGAACTCAAACACTTCTTCCGGAAGGAAGAGATTTTTGAGTATACGCTGTCTGCAATGCCTTAG
- the rpsP gene encoding 30S ribosomal protein S16, which produces MAVRIRLKREGTRNCPFYRVVVTDRRHPRDGRFIEIVGRYNPRSRESDFSVELSRVEYWLGVGAQPSQTVRDLIKKARGRQQDQVSSVA; this is translated from the coding sequence ATGGCAGTAAGAATTCGATTGAAACGCGAAGGGACCCGCAACTGCCCCTTCTACAGGGTCGTGGTGACTGACCGGCGTCATCCGAGAGATGGCAGGTTTATCGAGATTGTCGGCAGATACAACCCCAGGAGTCGAGAAAGTGATTTCTCCGTTGAGCTTAGCAGGGTGGAGTACTGGCTGGGGGTGGGCGCTCAGCCTTCTCAAACGGTGCGTGACTTGATTAAGAAAGCGCGAGGAAGGCAGCAGGATCAGGTTTCTTCTGTCGCATAG
- the rpsT gene encoding 30S ribosomal protein S20 gives MANTKSAAKRARQSVRNASRNASVLSTLRTQQKKLLLVATEGNKATIHKASMALSSLLDKAVKQGVIHRNLANRRKSLASSKNS, from the coding sequence ATGGCTAATACTAAATCTGCTGCTAAGCGAGCGCGCCAGAGCGTTCGTAACGCCTCCCGCAATGCAAGCGTCCTGAGCACTCTTAGGACTCAACAAAAGAAGCTTCTCTTGGTTGCTACGGAGGGAAATAAAGCAACCATCCATAAGGCCTCTATGGCCTTATCTTCCTTGCTTGATAAGGCTGTCAAGCAAGGCGTTATCCATAGGAACCTGGCTAACCGCAGGAAGTCGCTCGCCTCTAGTAAGAACTCCTAA
- a CDS encoding lysophospholipid acyltransferase family protein: MTLIYRAGYWLCRLTAAILFRYRVVHPERMVEKGGVVLAVNHTSYLDPPLVGICSRRDVYFLARKTLLEWPILGPLFPSMNTIPVDRDGVAGMALRVVIQKIRRGNAVVLFPEGTRSRDGTLQLARPGIGLIVAKTLCPVLPLRIFGANRAFPLGGKVLYPTKITTVVGEAIHFLPGDVQPANRETYKRIGQRVMDAINGIHLSQEG, encoded by the coding sequence ATGACACTCATTTATAGGGCCGGCTATTGGCTCTGTAGGTTAACTGCGGCAATCCTATTTCGTTACCGGGTGGTGCATCCAGAACGAATGGTTGAGAAAGGTGGGGTAGTTTTGGCAGTTAATCACACAAGCTATCTTGACCCTCCTCTTGTCGGTATCTGCTCACGCCGAGATGTATATTTTCTTGCTCGAAAGACGCTCTTAGAATGGCCCATTCTAGGTCCTTTATTTCCGAGTATGAATACTATCCCAGTAGATCGAGATGGGGTAGCTGGAATGGCTCTAAGGGTTGTTATCCAAAAGATCCGCAGAGGAAATGCAGTAGTACTTTTTCCCGAGGGCACGCGCTCTAGAGACGGCACCCTGCAGCTGGCACGACCTGGCATAGGCCTTATCGTTGCAAAGACGCTTTGTCCCGTCCTTCCATTGCGGATTTTTGGTGCTAACAGGGCATTCCCATTAGGAGGGAAAGTACTGTACCCTACGAAAATTACCACTGTAGTTGGAGAAGCAATTCACTTCTTACCTGGAGATGTACAGCCCGCTAATAGAGAGACTTATAAGCGGATTGGTCAGCGAGTGATGGACGCTATCAATGGTATCCACCTATCACAAGAAGGATGA
- the cmk gene encoding (d)CMP kinase produces MDNHPVVSIDGPAAVGKSTVSRAVARHLGFMFVSSGELYRAVTWTALESGISAESKEMLSKFLFQLRISSKFLFGKAIFLVNGVDCAVHLSDTLVRQYISRFSRVPEFRRVLLEPLRDLGRRLPLVMEGRDIGSVVFPETPYKFYLDASEKERQHRREMQGIIEVIRERDQLDSTREIAPLIVPVGAWLVDTTHLTREEVVQQILRLLKIQGFHFSL; encoded by the coding sequence ATGGATAATCACCCAGTCGTTTCTATTGATGGCCCAGCGGCGGTGGGGAAGAGCACTGTTTCGCGAGCAGTAGCGCGACACCTGGGATTTATGTTTGTCAGCTCTGGCGAACTTTACAGAGCAGTCACTTGGACGGCATTAGAATCAGGCATATCCGCAGAGTCGAAAGAAATGCTTAGCAAGTTTCTTTTTCAGCTCCGAATTTCGAGTAAATTCCTCTTTGGAAAGGCTATTTTCCTTGTTAATGGTGTAGACTGTGCCGTGCACCTGAGTGATACGCTTGTTCGACAGTACATCTCCCGATTTTCTAGGGTTCCTGAATTTCGTCGGGTCTTGCTTGAGCCGCTTCGGGATTTGGGTAGACGCCTTCCTCTAGTAATGGAGGGTCGCGATATTGGTTCAGTTGTCTTCCCAGAAACTCCTTATAAGTTCTACTTGGATGCTTCTGAGAAAGAACGCCAGCACCGTCGAGAAATGCAAGGGATTATAGAGGTGATTAGAGAGCGTGACCAACTGGATTCCACTCGAGAAATAGCACCGCTGATTGTCCCAGTAGGAGCGTGGCTCGTTGACACTACTCACCTAACACGAGAAGAGGTAGTACAGCAAATTTTGCGGTTGCTTAAAATACAAGGCTTCCATTTCTCGCTATGA
- the aroA gene encoding 3-phosphoshikimate 1-carboxyvinyltransferase, giving the protein MLKIKRGAPTHNTITVPGDKSISHRVLMLTALSDGACEITNLLCGEDCLHTVEALRGLGVSIELFPEHCSAVVHGCSGKLRAPKGDIHCGNSGTTMRLLAGILAAQPFCSRLVGDPSLSRRPMKRIIEPLSLMGAKLSAEGNNFPPLLVEGKPLQPITYQMPVASAQVKSAILLAGLFAQGKSTVIEYARSRDHTERMLQDFAVAIQRHGREISLKGPSVPQARNFCIPGDISSASFWTVAVAAQPGANLLIENVGLNPSRRAVLDILSRMGACIRETSIGQVEIGEPSGSLEITGTQLRATTIQGEEISNAIDEIPIIAVAGALAQGKTVIRNAQELRVKETDRITALTANLRAMGVGIIEHEDGMEIQGRDSLIGTHVKSFGDHRIAMAFSIAGLFATGETVIEDTSCIATSYPGFEKTLQRFSKGIVIC; this is encoded by the coding sequence ATGCTGAAAATTAAACGTGGTGCGCCCACCCATAATACAATCACGGTACCCGGGGACAAAAGTATCTCTCATCGAGTGTTAATGCTTACTGCTCTCTCTGACGGGGCTTGTGAGATTACGAATCTGCTTTGTGGGGAGGACTGCCTCCACACGGTGGAGGCTCTACGCGGGCTAGGGGTTTCCATTGAACTGTTCCCTGAGCACTGTTCCGCTGTGGTCCATGGATGTAGTGGGAAACTTCGTGCTCCAAAAGGAGATATTCATTGTGGCAACTCTGGCACCACTATGCGGTTACTTGCTGGCATCCTGGCCGCTCAACCATTCTGTTCTCGACTCGTTGGGGATCCTTCCCTTTCAAGACGCCCAATGAAGCGTATCATAGAACCCCTGTCGCTTATGGGGGCAAAATTGTCAGCAGAAGGGAACAATTTTCCACCCCTCTTGGTTGAAGGGAAGCCACTGCAGCCTATCACTTACCAAATGCCAGTGGCTAGCGCACAGGTTAAGAGTGCCATCCTTCTAGCTGGACTATTTGCCCAAGGAAAAAGCACTGTAATTGAATACGCACGAAGCCGTGACCATACAGAGCGCATGTTGCAGGACTTCGCAGTTGCTATCCAAAGACATGGGAGAGAGATTTCATTAAAAGGGCCGTCTGTTCCACAGGCTCGCAACTTTTGCATCCCTGGGGATATTTCGAGCGCATCGTTTTGGACAGTGGCCGTAGCAGCTCAACCTGGAGCGAATCTCCTCATTGAGAATGTGGGGTTAAATCCATCTCGTAGAGCTGTCCTGGATATTTTATCCCGAATGGGAGCGTGCATTCGGGAAACGTCAATAGGGCAAGTAGAGATTGGAGAACCATCTGGTTCTCTTGAAATTACTGGAACGCAACTGCGTGCAACCACTATCCAGGGTGAGGAAATCTCCAACGCAATTGATGAAATACCTATTATTGCAGTAGCTGGAGCACTCGCTCAAGGGAAGACTGTTATCCGTAACGCACAGGAGCTAAGAGTAAAAGAAACTGATCGCATTACTGCCTTAACGGCTAATTTACGAGCTATGGGTGTGGGGATTATAGAGCATGAGGATGGCATGGAAATTCAAGGCAGAGATTCCCTTATAGGGACGCATGTAAAGAGCTTTGGCGACCATCGGATTGCAATGGCATTCTCTATAGCTGGCTTATTTGCTACAGGAGAAACTGTTATTGAAGACACAAGTTGTATTGCAACTTCCTATCCGGGTTTTGAGAAGACCTTACAGCGGTTTTCAAAAGGCATAGTAATCTGTTAG